The following proteins come from a genomic window of Sardina pilchardus chromosome 1, fSarPil1.1, whole genome shotgun sequence:
- the LOC134077874 gene encoding NACHT, LRR and PYD domains-containing protein 12-like encodes MASLVSEDQDTGFISKHKGELEMRLGLLAPLLIDLERCSVLSRLEREQVQNKQLTSQEQSHVLITMLEKKGAVAQQKFYEALKSHDPLLVEDLQPSAPGPAVPEPQQGGDAAKIVTKSSLKLKLQNHLKQRFSTINQHDKKYNVQDMYTDLYIVTGRTGGVSCEHEVAAIDMTQIGARPSSEDEQVKIADIFKVKSYSKVLTLGIAGVGKTVSVQKFVMDWADDKSNQDIDFVFVFLFRELNLKKGKCLNLLGLLLLFYPDLKDLKTITEFSESKILLIFDGLDESRLQLNFEEWTSEPDKEFSVDILISSLIKSMLLPSALIWVTTRPAAASLIPDDLFNLVTEVRGFNDTQIIDFFKKNIKDAAKANSITDHIKKNRSLHIMCHIPVFCSIIASVQDEILSNESKGKGAKTLTEMYTLYSVTQIKTMNEKYKGKMSAKEKGQLLVKLGKLAFKHLEKGTLIFYEKDLTECGIDVASGTLRAGLCTQIFNVASASTGEELFSFVHLSVQEFLAALYVLKKNSTHWTNRPLVNTLKKTSWLSKHSRVHLYTSAVDEALQSPNGHLDLFVRFLLGLAPMLEPTIRSPLDLILPRLYIREESISKTVQHIKEKIREDISSERIINLFHCLNELGDNTLVEEINRYIKSADEEKKLTPAQCSALAYVLLMSTEDLEEFDLKKYLRSQEGFCRMLPVVKVSRKLWLNHCKLSQTNCQTMASVLQRTPSHLRELDMSDNDLQDEGVKLLCVGLRKPQCKLETLRLNQCHLSKASCEMMASVLQRTPSHLRELDMSDNDLQDEGVKLLCAGLRVPQCKLETLRYVGCKLTDKSCEIVALVLQSSNSLMELDLSHNNLGDSGVQLLSKGLSSPNCKLQILRLSKCGISDEGYVLLALTLMSNPSCVKDLDVSNNHPGESAQKLLTATLEDPHRKVEAIHPSCQATKSVIAAGGGF; translated from the exons ATGGCCAGTTTGGTATCAGAAGATCAAG acaCAGGGTTCATCAGCAAACACAAGGGGGAGCTAGAGATGCGACTTGGTCTCCTTGCACCTCTTCTGATCGATCTGGAGCGTTGCAGTGTTCTCTCTCGTCTAGAGAGGGAACAGGTGCAGAACAAGCAGCTAACCAGTCAAGAACAGAGCCATGTTCTTATAACAATGCTGGAGAAGAAAGGAGCCGTGGCCCAACAGAAGTTCTATGAGGCTTTGAAGTCTCATGACCCTCTTTTGGTGGAGGATCTTCAGCCTTCAGCACCAGGCCCAGCAGTGCCTGAGCCACAGCAAGGAGGAG ATGCTGCAAAGATAGTTACAAAatcttcactgaaactgaagcTTCAGAACCATCTAAAACAGAGGTTTTCTACTATAAACCAACATGATAAAAAGTACAATGTACAAGACATGTACACTGATCTTTACATCGTAACGGGCCGCACTGGAGGAGTCAGTTGTGAACATGAAGTGGCAGCAATTGACATGACACAAATTGGGGCTAGACCAAGCTCTGAAGATGAACAAGTCAAGATAGCAGACATATTCAAAGTCAAATCTTACAGCAAAGTTTTGACTTTGGGAATTGCTGGTGTGGGAAAAACTGTTTCAGTGCAGAAGTTTGTCATGGACTGGGCTGAtgacaaatcaaatcaagacatagactttgtttttgtttttttatttcgaGAGCTAAACTTGAAGAAAGGTAAATGCTTGAATCTTTTAGGTCTTCTTTTGTTATTCTACCCTGATCTCaaagatttgaaaacaattacaGAATTCAGTGAAAGCAAAATTCTCTTGATCTTTGATGGTTTGGATGAAAGCAGACTCCAGCTGAACTTTGAAGAGTGGACCTCTGAGCCTGACAAAGAATTCTCCGTGGACATCCTCATATCTAGTCTCATTAAAAGTATGCTACTGCCCTCTGCACTCATCTGGGTTacaaccagaccagcagcagccagtctGATCCCTGATGATCTCTTCAACTTGGTGACAGAGGTGCGAGGATTCAATGACACACAAATAATCGACTTCTTTAAGAAGAACATCAAGGATGCAGCAAAGGCCAACAGTATCACTGATCATATCAAAAAGAACAGAAGCCTTCACATCATGTGTCACATTCCAGTATTCTGCAGTATCATAGCGAGCGTACAGGATGAAATACTGAGCAATGAGAGCAAAGGAAAAGGGGCCAAAACGCTGACGGAAATGTACACACTTTATAGTGTAACTCAGATcaaaacaatgaatgaaaaataCAAGGGCAAGATGAGTGCAAAAGAAAAAGGCCAGTTGCTTGTTAAGCTTGGGAAACTGGCATTCAAACATCTAGAGAAAGGCACGCTGATCTTCTATGAGAAAGACTTGACAGAGTGTGGTATTGATGTTGCATCTGGAACATTGAGGGCTGGCCTTTGTACTCAGATCTTCAACGTGGCGAGTGCTTCAACTGGAGAGGAGCTATTCAGCTTTGTGCACTTAAGCGTACAGGAATTCTTGGCAGCTCTTTATGTTCTTAAGAAAAATTCAACTCACTGGACCAATCGCCCCTTAGTGAATACACTGAAGAAGACCAGCTGGCTGTCCAAACACTCACGGGTTCACCTCTACACATCTGCTGTGGATGAAGCACTGCAAAGCCCAAATGGACATTTGGATCTCTTTGTGCGCTTCCTTCTTGGACTGGCTCCAATGTTGGAGCCTACAATCCGGTCCCCACTAGATTTGATTCTGCCACGTTTATACATCAGAGAAGAGAGCATCAGCAAAACAGTTCAACACATCAAAGAGAAGATCAGGGAAGACATCTCATCAGAACGGATCATCAACCTCTTCCACTGTTTAAATGAGCTTGGGGACAACACACTGGTTGAGGAAATCAACAG GTACATAAAGTCAGCAGATGAGGAGAAGAAACTGACTCCAGCCCAGTGTTCAGCTCTGGCTTATGTACTGCTGATGTCAACTGAAGACCTGGAGGAGTTTGATCTCAAGAAATACCTGAGATCACAGGAAGGGTTCTGTCGAATGCTTCCTGTAGTGAAAGTGTCAAGAAAACTTTG GCTAAATCACTGCAAGCTctcccaaacaaactgtcaaaccatggcatcagtgctgcaaagaacaccttcccatctgagagaactggatATGAGTGACAATGatctgcaggatgaaggagtgaagctgctctGTGTAGGATTAAGAAAACCGCAgtgcaagctggagacactgag GCTGAATCAGTGTCACCTCTCcaaagcaagctgtgaaatgatggcatcagtgctgcagaggacaccttcccatctgagagaactggacatgagtgacaatgacctgcaggatgaaggagtgaagctgctctgtgcaggactaagagttccacaatgcaagctggagacactgag ATATGTTGGCTGTAAACTCACAGATAAATCGTGTGAGATTGTGGCTTTGGTTCTGCAGTCATCAAACTCCCTGatggaactggacctgagtcacaataacctgggagattctggagttcagctcctctctaagggactgtctagtcccaactgtaaactgcagataTTAAG gCTCAGTAAGTGTGGAATCTCAGATGAAGGTTATGTTTTACTGGCTCTCACTCTGATGTCAAACCCTTCCTGTGTGAAAGACCTGGATGTGagcaacaatcatcctggagaatcagcacagaagctgTTGACTGCTACACTGGAAGATCCTCACCGCAAAGTTGAAGCAATTCA TCCAAGCTGTCAAGCTACAAAGTCTGTAattgctgcaggaggaggattCTGA